From the Opitutia bacterium genome, one window contains:
- a CDS encoding glycoside hydrolase family 130 protein, whose translation MPHSSSKPSKRVLERHPANPILHPRGMPFPCAGVYNSGVVKTTDGNYIMASRVEEPSKRHHAWISRSRDGVQFTPDAEPLRVLCDTERQAEFADATKIAPPGLGTWWDPRINPLEGEHYLTYAAVSKSGCRIGLARLAPDFRSAQHVSFPHHIQNRNAVLFPEKIGGLYWMLHRPQHPNGSGSIWISASPDLHFWGHTRPVAHPHRFWEHKKIGPAAPPIRTAEGWLIVYHGVFPHCNGVNYAAGAMLLDLEQPWRVIARGAHPILWVEEPYEMIGQVPNVVFPGAVIPEADGSVKVYYGGADYVQCLATGSLADLIASARATDGADAPGNGAA comes from the coding sequence ATGCCCCATTCCTCATCGAAGCCGAGCAAGCGCGTGCTCGAGCGACATCCGGCCAATCCCATCCTGCATCCCCGCGGTATGCCGTTCCCCTGCGCCGGCGTCTACAACTCCGGCGTCGTGAAGACCACGGACGGCAACTACATCATGGCCAGCCGCGTCGAGGAACCGAGCAAGCGCCACCACGCCTGGATCTCGCGCAGCCGCGACGGCGTGCAGTTCACGCCCGACGCCGAGCCGCTGCGTGTCCTCTGCGACACCGAGCGGCAGGCTGAATTCGCCGACGCCACCAAGATCGCCCCGCCGGGTCTCGGCACCTGGTGGGATCCGCGCATCAACCCGCTCGAAGGCGAGCACTACCTGACCTACGCCGCCGTTTCGAAGAGCGGCTGCCGCATCGGGCTCGCGCGGCTCGCCCCGGATTTCCGCTCGGCGCAACACGTCAGTTTTCCGCACCACATCCAGAACCGCAACGCCGTGCTCTTTCCCGAGAAGATCGGCGGCCTCTACTGGATGCTCCACCGGCCGCAGCATCCGAACGGTAGCGGATCGATCTGGATCTCCGCGTCGCCCGACCTGCATTTCTGGGGACACACCCGCCCGGTCGCCCATCCGCACCGTTTCTGGGAACACAAGAAAATCGGTCCCGCCGCACCGCCGATCCGCACCGCGGAGGGCTGGCTGATCGTTTACCACGGCGTTTTCCCTCACTGCAACGGCGTCAACTACGCGGCGGGCGCGATGCTGCTCGACCTCGAGCAGCCGTGGCGCGTCATCGCCCGCGGCGCCCACCCGATCCTTTGGGTCGAGGAGCCCTACGAGATGATCGGCCAAGTGCCGAACGTGGTCTTCCCCGGCGCGGTGATTCCCGAAGCCGACGGCAGCGTGAAGGTTTACTACGGCGGCGCCGACTACGTGCAGTGCCTCGCCACCGGCAGCCTCGCGGATCTGATCGCGTCGGCGCGCGCCACCGACGGCGCCGACGCGCCGGGCAACGGTGCGGCATGA
- a CDS encoding DNA-binding transcriptional regulator codes for MSPAKRVAVVIRTRFEENQAILRGIAQFEQRHGPWLAFVDDQAVSVQEPDWLFRQEWDGVICGPTSAAIAQQCRRRRIPLVDLRDNPEAFPGVPKVRPDNVAIGHVGAEHLLEKGYAHFGFCGFANTSWSQERRHGFVEAVTLGGQQCDVLETDYPGKQAPDWNSAQEAVIVDWLRRLPRPVAVMACNDLRAIQVINACQQAGIVVPEEVAVLGANNESSRCELCHPSLSSVAVNANRIGYRAAELLHAAMKGEAAKESGELVEPLKVVARRSTDVLAIGDPKVARALHYIREHACRGLTVDEVVREVHVSRSVLERKFRNYLRRSPQAEIRYAQVQRAKELLAETDASIAEIAEATSIEYPEYLCVLFKRITGETPRRYREKARSWKGDAAQS; via the coding sequence ATGAGCCCCGCCAAACGTGTCGCCGTCGTCATCCGCACGCGCTTCGAGGAGAACCAGGCGATCCTCCGCGGGATTGCGCAGTTCGAGCAACGGCACGGGCCGTGGCTCGCCTTCGTCGACGATCAGGCCGTGAGCGTGCAGGAGCCGGACTGGTTGTTCCGCCAGGAATGGGACGGCGTGATCTGCGGACCAACGAGCGCGGCCATCGCCCAGCAGTGCCGGCGCCGGCGGATTCCGCTGGTCGACCTGCGCGATAATCCCGAGGCGTTCCCCGGCGTGCCGAAGGTGCGGCCCGACAACGTCGCGATCGGACACGTCGGCGCAGAGCACCTGCTCGAGAAAGGTTACGCGCACTTCGGTTTCTGCGGTTTCGCCAACACCTCGTGGTCGCAGGAGCGGCGCCACGGCTTCGTCGAGGCGGTGACGCTCGGCGGCCAGCAATGCGACGTGCTCGAGACCGATTATCCGGGCAAGCAGGCGCCCGACTGGAACAGCGCGCAGGAAGCCGTGATCGTGGACTGGCTGCGGCGCCTCCCTCGCCCTGTCGCCGTCATGGCGTGCAACGATCTGCGCGCCATCCAGGTCATCAACGCCTGCCAGCAGGCCGGCATCGTCGTGCCCGAAGAGGTGGCCGTGCTGGGCGCGAACAACGAATCGTCGCGCTGCGAGCTCTGCCACCCGTCCTTGTCGAGCGTGGCCGTGAACGCTAACCGCATCGGCTACCGCGCCGCGGAGTTACTGCATGCGGCGATGAAGGGCGAGGCGGCGAAAGAGTCCGGCGAACTCGTCGAGCCGCTGAAGGTCGTTGCCCGCCGCTCAACCGACGTCCTGGCCATCGGCGACCCGAAAGTCGCGCGCGCGCTCCACTATATCCGCGAGCACGCCTGCCGCGGTCTCACCGTCGACGAAGTGGTGCGCGAAGTGCACGTCTCCCGCAGCGTGCTCGAACGGAAATTCCGCAACTACCTCCGGCGTTCGCCGCAAGCGGAGATCCGCTACGCGCAGGTGCAGCGCGCGAAGGAATTGCTCGCCGAGACCGACGCCTCGATCGCCGAGATCGCCGAGGCGACCAGCATCGAATACCCGGAATATCTGTGCGTGCTTTTCAAGCGCATCACCGGCGAGACCCCGCGTCGCTATCGCGAGAAGGCGCGCAGCTGGAAAGGCGACGCCGCTCAGAGCTAG
- a CDS encoding sulfatase yields the protein MKKSPRILAPALALLTATAALAAGPKRPNVLFIVSDDLRPELGCYGADYMHTPNIDRLAKTGTLFERPYVQQAVCAATRASFLTGCRPDTTGVDYPYTKYFVDTFLKEKPSLMRHFMEQGYHVRTFGKVHHGLIEPLSEPHFKPKAGYYVLPETIARTGGKKGDAAKGQSPVSEFGDLPDDAYQDGQIADAAVETIGRVAKLDEPFFLAVGFQKPHLPWVAPKKYADLYDRDTVPISPNPQANAGVPEYATSHHAITKFAGYPSDEVTEAQQRELRRDYFACVSFVDAQVGRVLEALEKSGAAANTIVVFIGDHGWHLQDHGMWGKTTNYERSTWSPLIVRAPGFAAAQRSNALVEYVDIYPSLLDLCGLAVPDYLEGTSFKPLLAKPDTPWKTAAFSQFPRRNTVEGYAIRTDRYRYVEWRDKKSGAVTACELYDRQDDANETINLADQPGRSVLLAELARQLHAGWKAALPAGITNRSNNPPAPPSPKLRDSENEPD from the coding sequence ATGAAAAAGTCACCTCGCATCCTTGCCCCGGCCCTCGCGCTTCTGACCGCGACGGCGGCGCTCGCCGCCGGGCCGAAGCGCCCGAACGTGCTGTTCATCGTCTCCGACGACCTGCGGCCCGAACTCGGCTGCTACGGCGCCGACTACATGCACACGCCGAACATCGACCGCCTCGCGAAGACCGGCACGCTGTTCGAGCGTCCCTACGTGCAGCAGGCCGTCTGCGCGGCGACGCGCGCCAGCTTTCTCACCGGCTGCCGCCCGGACACCACGGGCGTCGACTACCCCTACACGAAATATTTCGTCGATACCTTCCTGAAGGAGAAGCCCTCGCTCATGCGGCACTTCATGGAGCAGGGCTACCACGTGCGCACCTTCGGCAAAGTGCATCACGGGCTCATCGAGCCGCTCTCCGAGCCGCATTTCAAACCGAAGGCCGGTTACTACGTGCTGCCGGAGACGATCGCTCGCACCGGTGGAAAGAAAGGCGACGCCGCGAAGGGACAGTCGCCGGTGTCCGAATTCGGCGACCTGCCCGACGACGCCTATCAGGACGGTCAGATCGCCGACGCCGCGGTCGAGACCATCGGCCGCGTGGCGAAGCTCGACGAGCCGTTCTTCCTCGCCGTGGGTTTTCAGAAACCACACCTGCCGTGGGTCGCGCCGAAAAAATACGCCGATCTCTACGACCGCGACACCGTGCCGATCTCACCCAACCCGCAGGCGAACGCCGGCGTGCCGGAATACGCGACCTCGCACCACGCCATCACGAAGTTCGCGGGTTATCCGAGCGATGAGGTCACGGAGGCGCAGCAACGCGAGTTGCGGCGCGACTACTTCGCCTGCGTGAGCTTCGTCGACGCGCAGGTCGGGCGGGTGCTCGAGGCGCTGGAAAAATCCGGCGCGGCGGCCAACACCATCGTCGTCTTCATCGGCGATCACGGCTGGCATCTCCAGGATCACGGCATGTGGGGCAAGACGACCAACTACGAACGCTCGACCTGGTCGCCGCTCATCGTGCGCGCGCCGGGATTCGCCGCCGCGCAGCGCTCGAACGCGCTGGTGGAATACGTCGATATCTACCCCTCGCTGCTCGACCTCTGCGGCCTCGCGGTGCCGGACTACCTCGAGGGCACGAGCTTCAAGCCGCTGCTCGCGAAGCCGGACACGCCGTGGAAGACGGCCGCCTTCAGCCAATTTCCCCGCCGCAACACGGTCGAGGGCTACGCCATCCGCACGGACCGCTATCGCTACGTCGAATGGCGCGACAAGAAGAGCGGCGCCGTCACCGCCTGCGAACTCTACGACCGTCAGGACGACGCGAACGAAACCATCAATCTCGCCGATCAGCCGGGGCGCTCCGTCCTGCTCGCCGAGCTGGCGCGGCAGTTGCACGCGGGCTGGAAGGCCGCTCTGCCGGCCGGGATCACCAACCGCTCGAACAATCCGCCGGCGCCGCCCAGCCCCAAGCTGCGCGATTCAGAAAACGAACCCGACTGA
- a CDS encoding TonB-dependent receptor has protein sequence MSPQAPHPRLASRPRTARRAIPFLALCAASAVCAQTTPPAKPGEEVVQLSVFEVSATTSPSYHTAQTLSGSRTVEEVRDLPLSIQVINPQQLADFNVTDFRNLGPLLVGAESTEQTNSDRAVNLRGFQSDTQLTNFFIRYLPSDTYNADRIEVIRGANSLIYGEADPGGLLNVVTVRARFDNRSAALSYRAGSDDLNRATIDVNAGNKRFALRALGLYHSKGSWEHWTGDLRRNVFLTGGLRLFDSRVTVRGDIEYGEQRVRGPSTVPTFNFTTADQAKAIPASLLAYLTDSLYARVPANGTLKSLLGYPVPESIVPIGTKFEGPDDIGRRRYRNVFGEIQFVPTQNWQLLLTANYQQMNFLNDVARNTGTVRYAASTGVFTVNRSWGRRTIDEGARGVRLFSSYELDLGWTHQRLITAADYNRHDVDSINDELYTLATNAAVTEVFTLTPGALDNDRLAVVAYPSGLAGTGYRPLTNNGNNLNRVDAYAGLVAASGSYLNGRLRTLLGARYDKFDNEQRDPIFAGNTRTFGSARTTSDSRVSPTLGALAHVTKHFSLFTTYSESLKNTNGFRFDENNQVLPPQTGKGTEGGVKLDLWDARVNAQLSAFDIEKTNIAENKTITTNDPVTGLPVSRVVSVPGQTGRSKGYEAQVDVDPTPQWTVSGGFAYTDAKITASATDPSSVGRRFQGGKKYAFNLLTRYAFADGPLKGFNVGGALKYRSQPFFANVNGVNVYLDESTVADVFVGYRVKVGKRVTWRSQLSIGNVLDVQDRYTNGGSVRYTEPRSVQWTNTLSF, from the coding sequence ATGTCACCCCAAGCCCCTCACCCCCGACTGGCGTCGCGTCCCCGCACCGCGCGCCGCGCGATCCCGTTTCTCGCGCTTTGCGCGGCGTCCGCCGTGTGCGCACAGACGACTCCGCCGGCCAAACCCGGCGAAGAAGTCGTGCAACTCTCCGTCTTCGAGGTCTCGGCCACCACGTCGCCCAGCTACCATACGGCGCAGACGCTCAGCGGCAGCCGCACGGTGGAGGAAGTGCGCGATCTGCCGCTCTCGATCCAGGTCATCAACCCGCAGCAACTCGCGGATTTCAACGTCACGGATTTCCGCAACCTCGGCCCGCTGCTCGTCGGCGCGGAGAGCACCGAACAGACGAACAGCGACCGCGCGGTCAACCTTCGCGGCTTTCAGAGCGACACGCAGCTCACGAATTTCTTCATCCGCTACCTGCCGAGCGACACCTATAACGCGGACCGCATCGAGGTGATCCGTGGCGCAAATTCGCTCATCTACGGCGAGGCGGACCCCGGCGGTCTGCTCAACGTCGTGACCGTCCGCGCCCGCTTCGACAACCGCAGCGCCGCGCTCTCGTATCGCGCCGGCTCCGACGATCTCAACCGCGCGACCATCGACGTGAACGCCGGCAACAAGCGCTTCGCCCTCCGCGCGCTCGGCCTCTACCACAGCAAAGGCAGCTGGGAGCACTGGACCGGAGATCTGCGCCGCAACGTTTTTCTCACCGGCGGCCTGCGCCTGTTCGACAGTCGCGTGACGGTGCGCGGCGACATCGAATACGGCGAACAGCGCGTGCGCGGCCCGAGCACGGTGCCGACGTTCAACTTCACCACGGCCGACCAGGCCAAGGCGATCCCCGCCAGCCTGCTCGCGTATCTCACCGACAGCCTCTACGCCCGCGTGCCGGCGAACGGCACGCTGAAAAGCCTGCTCGGTTACCCCGTGCCAGAATCGATCGTGCCGATCGGCACGAAGTTCGAGGGGCCGGACGACATTGGTCGCCGCCGCTATCGCAACGTGTTCGGCGAAATCCAATTCGTGCCGACACAAAACTGGCAACTGCTGCTCACCGCCAACTACCAGCAGATGAACTTCCTCAACGACGTCGCGCGCAATACCGGCACCGTGCGCTACGCGGCGAGCACCGGCGTGTTCACGGTCAACCGTAGCTGGGGTCGCCGCACGATCGATGAGGGCGCGCGCGGTGTGCGCTTGTTCTCCTCCTACGAACTCGATCTCGGCTGGACGCACCAGCGCCTCATCACCGCGGCGGACTACAACCGCCACGATGTCGACTCCATCAACGACGAACTCTACACCCTCGCGACGAACGCGGCCGTGACCGAAGTCTTCACGCTCACTCCCGGGGCGCTCGATAACGACCGGCTCGCCGTGGTCGCCTATCCGAGCGGCCTCGCTGGGACTGGCTACCGTCCGCTCACGAACAACGGCAACAATCTCAATCGCGTCGACGCCTACGCCGGCCTGGTCGCCGCGTCCGGATCCTACCTGAACGGCCGCTTGCGCACGCTGCTCGGCGCCCGTTACGACAAATTCGACAACGAGCAGCGCGACCCGATCTTTGCCGGCAACACGCGCACCTTCGGCTCCGCGCGCACTACCAGCGACAGCCGCGTGAGTCCGACGCTCGGCGCGCTCGCGCACGTCACGAAGCACTTCTCGCTCTTCACGACATATTCCGAGTCGCTCAAGAACACGAACGGCTTCCGCTTCGACGAGAACAACCAGGTGCTGCCGCCACAGACGGGCAAGGGCACCGAGGGCGGCGTGAAGCTCGATCTGTGGGACGCGCGGGTGAACGCCCAGCTGTCCGCCTTCGACATCGAGAAGACCAACATCGCGGAGAACAAGACGATCACCACGAACGATCCCGTCACCGGCCTGCCGGTCTCGCGCGTCGTCAGCGTGCCCGGACAAACCGGCCGCTCGAAGGGCTACGAGGCGCAAGTCGACGTCGACCCGACGCCGCAGTGGACGGTATCGGGCGGCTTCGCCTACACCGACGCAAAGATCACCGCCTCGGCCACCGATCCGTCGAGCGTCGGCCGGCGCTTCCAGGGCGGGAAAAAATACGCGTTCAACCTGCTCACGCGCTACGCCTTCGCGGACGGCCCGCTCAAGGGATTCAACGTCGGCGGTGCGCTGAAGTATCGCAGCCAGCCGTTCTTCGCGAACGTCAACGGCGTCAATGTCTACCTCGACGAGAGCACGGTCGCGGACGTGTTCGTCGGTTACCGCGTCAAAGTCGGCAAGCGTGTGACCTGGCGCTCGCAGCTGAGCATCGGCAACGTGCTCGATGTGCAGGACCGCTACACGAACGGCGGCTCCGTGCGCTACACCGAGCCGCGCAGTGTGCAGTGGACGAACACGCTCTCGTTCTGA
- a CDS encoding sulfatase-like hydrolase/transferase — MTSRPHIILILTDQQRADTIAAQGHPWMRTPHLDALVRGGVSFTNCHAAGATCTPSRAALFTGMYAHNTGCYSFNNWAHQRLWVQDLADAGYYCVNLGKMHLQPRDASAGFHERLIVENPTSTSRDGGNGDDAWGRHLALHGHARPNFRHRTDPEWTRKFQAVPWHLDERLHSDVFTGDSAVAWIEREADPTRPTFLQIGFPGPHEPWDPLPRHLAAYDGREAEFPAPVDRPHDFERAPPQHAAVRDFHAQVDHESRIDLAGATDADIRRMRKHYYAKVTLVDEQIGRVVAALERKGLLANSVVIVTSDHGEMLGDHDLAYKWLMFDQVTHVPLVVRDFRPGAPGGCVVPQLVSLIDLGPTVCELAGVTVPARLEGQSLAGYLRTEPVPARRHVFCEDNYLLMIRSATAKLVLYHGQPEGELYDLRSDPHESRNLWDDPTHAALKQELRNELLAWLGASCLHTWGYKARAESAGGAYGVRWPRPDDKRLHGPNYQPRVLPHL; from the coding sequence ATGACCTCCCGTCCGCACATCATTCTCATCCTCACGGACCAGCAGCGCGCCGACACGATCGCCGCCCAAGGCCATCCTTGGATGCGCACGCCGCACCTCGACGCGCTCGTGCGGGGCGGCGTTTCCTTCACGAACTGCCATGCCGCCGGCGCCACCTGCACACCCTCGCGGGCCGCGCTCTTCACCGGCATGTATGCGCACAACACCGGCTGCTATTCCTTCAACAACTGGGCGCACCAGCGGCTCTGGGTGCAGGATCTCGCCGACGCCGGCTACTACTGCGTCAACCTCGGCAAGATGCACCTCCAGCCGCGCGACGCCTCCGCTGGTTTTCACGAGCGCCTGATCGTGGAGAATCCCACCTCGACCTCACGGGACGGCGGTAACGGCGACGATGCGTGGGGGCGTCACCTCGCCTTGCACGGTCACGCCCGGCCCAACTTCCGGCACCGCACCGACCCGGAGTGGACCAGAAAATTTCAAGCCGTGCCGTGGCACCTCGACGAACGCCTCCACAGCGACGTCTTCACCGGCGACTCCGCCGTCGCCTGGATCGAACGCGAAGCCGATCCCACGCGCCCCACATTCCTGCAAATCGGTTTTCCCGGCCCGCACGAACCGTGGGATCCGTTGCCGCGCCACCTCGCCGCCTACGACGGACGCGAAGCGGAATTCCCCGCGCCCGTGGATCGGCCGCACGATTTCGAGCGCGCTCCGCCGCAACACGCCGCCGTCCGCGATTTCCACGCGCAGGTCGACCACGAGTCGCGCATCGATCTCGCCGGCGCGACCGACGCGGACATCCGCCGCATGCGGAAGCACTACTACGCGAAGGTGACGCTCGTCGACGAGCAGATCGGCCGCGTCGTCGCCGCACTCGAACGAAAAGGCCTGTTGGCGAACAGCGTCGTCATCGTGACCTCCGACCACGGCGAGATGCTAGGCGACCACGATCTCGCCTACAAATGGCTGATGTTCGACCAGGTCACGCACGTGCCGCTCGTCGTGCGCGATTTTCGCCCCGGGGCACCGGGCGGCTGCGTCGTCCCGCAATTGGTCTCGCTCATCGACCTCGGTCCGACCGTCTGTGAACTCGCGGGCGTCACTGTGCCCGCGCGACTGGAAGGGCAATCGCTCGCCGGCTATCTGCGCACCGAACCAGTGCCGGCCCGGCGCCACGTGTTTTGCGAGGACAACTACCTCCTGATGATCCGCTCTGCGACGGCGAAGCTCGTCCTCTACCACGGCCAGCCCGAAGGCGAACTCTACGATCTCCGGAGCGATCCGCACGAATCCCGCAACCTCTGGGACGATCCCACCCATGCCGCGCTGAAGCAAGAACTCCGCAACGAACTCCTCGCCTGGCTCGGCGCGAGCTGCCTCCACACGTGGGGCTACAAGGCGCGCGCCGAATCCGCCGGCGGCGCCTACGGTGTGCGCTGGCCGCGCCCCGACGACAAGCGTCTGCACGGGCCCAACTACC
- a CDS encoding sulfatase encodes MRARSNSRRAWATALLAGAWGIAGAATPTRPNVLFIAVDDLRPELGCYGSAFIKTPNIDRFARTAEVFERHYTQFAVCIPSRVALLTGLSPERTHQTYGPPVWEKVPGAQPWGRTFQAAGYATVSLGKIWHVEGGVLSDTFDVLQKTDRGRGYGDPANDAKLKAWQEAKRARGGNRGDDNDLPGGAPIAEGVDQPDSAYMDGALADDAIAQLACLKSDGRPFMLAVGFHKPHIPFVAPKRYWDLYDPEKLPLAANPRAPRDVPAIAWSNNPNFHNYDYDGHTPLPKGGWEAQQMPEATARWIRHGYFACVSFVDAQIGRVLDALEREGLAENTIVVLWGDHGFHLGDLNLWGKQTNFEEAAHSPLIVRAPGLTTAGTRSAALVETVDVLPTLVELCGITRLPVTDGTSFAPVLREPGRAWKDAVFHVFDRKWTFEDESRKELVIGHAVRTADYRLIEWRRGWSLAGERVAVELYDYAADPLETRNLADDPAHAAVRAQLEARLRSGPARLNP; translated from the coding sequence ATGCGCGCTCGTTCCAATTCACGACGGGCTTGGGCGACCGCGCTGTTGGCCGGGGCGTGGGGCATCGCCGGAGCCGCTACGCCGACCCGGCCCAACGTGCTCTTCATCGCCGTCGACGACCTGCGGCCCGAGCTCGGCTGCTACGGCAGCGCGTTCATCAAGACGCCGAACATCGACCGTTTCGCGCGCACGGCCGAGGTCTTCGAGCGGCACTACACGCAGTTCGCGGTCTGCATCCCGTCCCGCGTCGCCCTGCTCACCGGCCTGAGTCCGGAGCGCACGCACCAAACCTACGGCCCGCCGGTGTGGGAAAAGGTGCCGGGCGCGCAGCCGTGGGGGCGCACCTTCCAAGCCGCGGGCTATGCCACCGTGTCGCTCGGAAAAATCTGGCACGTCGAAGGCGGCGTGCTCAGCGACACGTTCGACGTCCTGCAGAAAACTGATCGAGGCCGCGGCTACGGCGATCCGGCGAACGACGCGAAGTTGAAAGCCTGGCAGGAAGCGAAGCGCGCCCGCGGTGGCAATCGCGGCGACGACAACGACCTGCCCGGCGGCGCCCCGATCGCGGAGGGCGTCGACCAGCCGGACAGCGCCTATATGGACGGCGCACTGGCCGACGACGCCATCGCGCAACTCGCGTGTCTCAAGTCCGACGGCCGGCCGTTCATGCTCGCGGTGGGTTTCCACAAGCCGCACATCCCCTTCGTCGCGCCGAAGCGCTACTGGGATCTCTACGACCCCGAAAAGCTGCCGCTCGCTGCGAATCCCCGCGCGCCGCGCGATGTGCCGGCGATCGCCTGGAGCAACAATCCCAATTTCCACAATTACGACTACGACGGACACACGCCGCTGCCGAAGGGCGGCTGGGAGGCGCAGCAGATGCCGGAAGCGACGGCGCGTTGGATCCGCCACGGCTATTTCGCGTGCGTGAGCTTCGTCGACGCGCAGATCGGCCGCGTGCTCGACGCGCTCGAACGCGAAGGCCTCGCGGAGAACACCATCGTGGTGCTGTGGGGCGACCATGGTTTTCACTTGGGCGATCTGAACCTCTGGGGAAAGCAGACGAATTTCGAGGAGGCGGCGCATTCGCCGCTCATCGTGCGCGCTCCCGGTCTCACGACAGCGGGCACCCGTTCCGCCGCGCTAGTCGAGACGGTCGATGTGTTGCCGACGCTCGTGGAACTGTGCGGCATCACGCGACTCCCCGTGACCGACGGCACGAGCTTCGCTCCGGTGCTGCGCGAGCCCGGTCGGGCGTGGAAGGACGCCGTTTTCCATGTCTTCGATCGCAAATGGACGTTCGAGGACGAGTCGCGCAAGGAACTCGTGATCGGCCATGCCGTGCGCACGGCGGACTACCGGCTCATCGAATGGCGGCGGGGCTGGAGCCTCGCCGGGGAGCGGGTCGCGGTGGAACTCTACGACTACGCCGCCGATCCGCTCGAGACCCGGAATCTCGCGGACGACCCTGCGCACGCAGCAGTGCGCGCGCAACTCGAGGCCCGGCTTCGCTCCGGTCCCGCGCGGCTGAATCCCTGA